In the Wyeomyia smithii strain HCP4-BCI-WySm-NY-G18 chromosome 2, ASM2978416v1, whole genome shotgun sequence genome, one interval contains:
- the LOC129723778 gene encoding spermine oxidase-like — protein MVPKILIIGAGAAGIAAATRLYESGFRNLTILEAENRIGGRIHTIPYGNNVLDCGAQWVHSNKDNFVYDMAAQYNLLEINSHRENGLCIKSNGEEVPLYVSDRIMDLLTNCTADVKKLRAYEKSLGDYYMECFQEALQSGKFGDTDTQTCYQVFDFFRKYHTTYNAVDSLFELSAPGLLEFTDNQDEYLINWKIRGFKTILDILMKNLPEQNATPIPLADFTVFNKRVSNIDYGTNPDYPVLVTCSDGSSYLADHVIITVSLGVLKEIHSTLFSPTLPALKTNAIEGLYIGTIDKMVLEFDAPFWPEGWRGFGILWNQQDLDELRQTDKQWLESICSFFVPEHQPNILVGWIYGKDARTMELLPEEKVIEGLHFILRKFLTKYSVPNPKSFKRTNWYSNKNFRGAYTSRSIVSDILDCKAADLAMPLFNANGKPVVQFAGEATHPEYYSTVQGAIGSGWREADRLVDLYKNKQLTIQYSKL, from the exons ATGGTACCGAAAATATTAATTATCGGTGCGGGGGCTGCCGGCATCGCCGCTGCTACACGTTTGTATGAAAGTGGTTTTCGAAATTTAACCATTCTAGAGGCAGAAAATCGAATCGGCGGAAGAATCCATACCATTCCGTACGGAAACAACGTTTTGGACTGTGGAGCGCAATG GGTACATTCCAACAAAGATAATTTCGTATACGACATGGCAGCTCAGTATAATTTACTTGAGATTAACTCCCATCGTGAGAATGGATTGTGCATAAAATCCAACGGCGAAGAGGTCCCCTTATATGTGTCCGATCGAATCATGGACTTGCTAACAAATTGTACGGCGGATGTTAAAAAACTAAGAGCGTACGAAAAATCTTTAGGAGATTATTATATGGAATG CTTTCAGGAAGCGCTGCAAAGTGGTAAATTTGGGGATACTGATACTCAAACGTGTTATCAGGTGTTCGATTTTTTCCGCAAATATCACACAACATACAATGCAGTAGATAGCCTCTTCGAGCTGTCCGCTCCCGGACTGCTGGAATTCACTGACAATCAAGATGAGTACCTTATCAATTGGAAGATAAGAGGATTTAAAACAATACTCGACATTTTGATG AAAAATCTCCCGGAGCAAAACGCAACTCCAATTCCGTTAGCGGATTTCACAGTCTTCAACAAACGTGTTTCCAATATCGATTATGGAACTAATCCTGACTATCCCGTACTCGTCACGTGTTCAGATGGCAGCAGCTATTTGGCTGATCACGTTATAATAACAGTTTCCTTAGGAGTTTTGAAAGAAATACACAGTACGCTCTTTAGTCCCACACTACCCGCACTTAAAACAAATGCTATAGAGGGCCTCTACATAGGCACCATTGATAAAATGGTACTAGAATTTGATGCTCCTTTCTGGCCTGAAGGTTGGCGAGGATTTGGTATTCTATGGAATCAACAAGATTTAGATGAGCTTCGTCAAACAGACAAACAGTGGCTGGAAAGTATTTGCAGCTTTTTCGTACCCGAGCACCAGCCAAATATTTTAGTAGGTTGGATTTATGGCAAAGATGCCAGAACAATGGAATTACTTCCCGAGGAAAAAGTCATTGAAGGTTTACACTTCATTCTGCgcaaatttttaacaaaatactCTGTACCGAATCCCAAATCGTTCAAACGTACTAATTGGTACTCTAATAAAAACTTTCGAGGAGCTTACACCAGCCGGTCAATTGTTTCGGACATTTTGGATTGCAAGGCGGCTGACTTGGCGATGCCATTGTTCAACGCCAACGGTAAACCCGTGGTTCAATTTGCCGGTGAAGCAACACACCCGGAGTATTACTCAACCGTACAGGGTGCCATCGGAAGTGGATGGAGAGAAGCAGATAGACTTGTAGATTTgtacaaaaacaaacaattgaCAATCCAGTACAGTAAACTTTAA
- the LOC129722029 gene encoding spermine oxidase-like, translating to MDSRILIIGAGSAGIAAASRLLQRGFKNVQILEASGRIGGRIRTVPLGQHVVELGAQWCHGERNNVVFEMANPVGLLEGSCFSRRNILLFSDGTKALSKVTDRLKTIADQLMHGPEIRQSVQTLGDYFIGAFKQQIKESHDLSSIDDNLVEQFITFYHNYQKGYLAIESWQNVSAANSADYEECEGDLRMSWRGKGFECLLDLLMNNHHNLFDEKIKLNQRVIHIVYDEEPIRVMCEHGEKYEADTLIITIPLGVLQKRWKSLFSPELTKSKVRAIQGLHFGTVDKVFLEFDHPFWIARGNVFRLLWKQPDLEIIRASQYKWVEGVTTFFCVDSNPRVLAAWLVGAEGLQAESLSDEEVKNGLLLILGMFFADVVIPKPINFVRSTWGSDLNTFGAYSSRSLLTEKLGTGATDLSEPITNSVGKPILLFAGEATSHNHWSTVHGAIETGWREADRIINYCK from the exons ATGGACAGCAGAATATTGATAATTGGTGCCGGATCGGCTGGTATTGCTGCCGCTAGTAGACTACTTCAGCGCGGTTTTAAAAATGTGCAAATTCTTGAAGCCAGTGGCAGGATTGGAGGCCGTATACGAACAGTTCCGTTGGGTCAGCATGTAGTCGAATTGGGCGCTCAGTGGTGTCATGGAGAAAGGAACAACGTTGTGTTTGAAATGGCAAACCCAGTGGGGCTCTTGGAAGGTTCCTGTTTTTCACGAagaaatattttgttgttttccgaTGGAACAAAGGCTCTATCAAAGGTAACAGATCGACTGAAAACGATTGCTGACCAATTGATGCATGGTCCGGAAATTAGGCAGTCTGTACAAACTTTAGGAGATTATTTCATCGGCGCATTTAAGCAACAAATAAAGGAGTCCCATGATCTAAGCAGTATAGATGACAATTTGGTGGAACAGTTTATAACATTTTACCACAACTATCAGAAAGGTTATCTGGCCATCGAATCCTGGCAAAATGTATCAGCAGCCAATTCCGCTGATTATGAAGAATGTGAAGGAGATCTTAGAATGAGCTGGAGAGGAAAAGGTTTCGAATGCTTGTTAGATTTGTTGATG AATAATCATCACAATTTGTTTGACGAAAAAATCAAGTTGAATCAAAGAGTCATACACATAGTTTACGACGAAGAGCCAATCAGGGTGATGTGTGAACACGGTGAAAAGTATGAAGCGGATACTTTAATTATCACCATTCCGTTGGGAGTTCTTCAGAAAAGATGGAAATCACTTTTCTCCCCGGAGCTTACCAAATCCAAAGTGCGCGCTATTCAGGGCTTGCATTTTGGTACCGTCGATAAAGTGTTTTTGGAGTTTGATCATCCATTTTGGATAGCACGTGGAAATGTATTTCGGTTACTTTGGAAACAGCCAGATTTGGAGATAATACGAGCTTCCCAATACAAGTGGGTTGAAGGTGTCACCACGTTCTTTTGCGTTGATAGCAATCCAAGAGTGTTAGCAGCGTGGTTAGTGGGAGCAGAAGGGCTCCAAGCGGAGTCATTATCGGATGAAGAAGTTAAGAATGGATTGTTATTGATTTTGGGAATGTTTTTCGCCGATGTTGTTATTCCAAAACCTATCAATTTCGTCAG GTCTACTTGGggcagcgatctgaatactttTGGAGCTTATTCTAGTCGTTCATTGTTAACAGAAAAACTTGGAACCGGGGCGACTGATTTATCCGAACCAATTACGAATTCTGTTGGGAAACCCATACTCCTGTTTGCTGGCGAAGCTACCAGTCACAATCATTGGTCAACTGTTCATGGCGCCATTGAAACCGGCTGGCGGGAAGCAGATCGTATAATAAACTACTGCAAATGA
- the LOC129722028 gene encoding peroxisomal N(1)-acetyl-spermine/spermidine oxidase-like, translating to MSAKIVIIGAGSAGIAAATRLYQRGLKNVQILEATDRIGGRVHTVPFGENVIDKGAQWCHGEKQNVVFELASPLGLLESSIIGGNNLLIQSNGEIVNQALSDRLMQMAGEIAESEELETYGGTFGDFVTERFMKAVNEEKNKDIDRELVQQFLVSYHNYQKGYNAIDSWYEYSVNDDAEDCEGNQTLSWMGKGYQSVLDLLLGRHPSQNGDLIPIEEKIVFNKFVKNIHWNRGPDYPVTIYCQDGSQYDADHVILTMSLGVLKENLQTMFTPQLPSIKRNAITGIYFGTVNKIIMEFKVPFWAEVGNTFSLLWGQDELESLRASKYAWTEGVSAFFKIDRQPKLLAAWMMGKECRQAELLSGQDIIDGLLFLLRKFFKEKQIDPPIKMIRSQWFSDRNFRGSYSSRSIKTDLLQTGCNDLAIPLTDCFGKPVLLFAGEATNSKHYGTVHGAIETGWREANRLIDLYEKQQKKVETVQTT from the exons ATGTCCGCTAAAATAGTGATTATCGGAGCTGGATCGGCAGGAATTGCTGCCGCTACTCGTTTATACCAGCGCggattaaaaaatgtgcaaatcTTGGAAGCTACGGATCGCATAGGCGGGCGTGTTCATACAGTTCCGTTTGGAGAGAACGTGATCGACAAAGGTGCCCAGTGGTGCCATGGTGAGAAGCAAAATGTAGTCTTCGAATTGGCAAGTCCCCTAGGGCTGCTAGAGTCATCGATAATTGGTGGAAATAATTTGCTCATTCAATCCAATGGTGAAATAGTTAATCAAGCATTGAGTGATCGGTTAATGCAAATGGCTGGGGAGATTGCTGAGTCGGAGGAACTTGAGACGTACGGTGGAACATTCGGTGATTTTGTTACCGAGCGTTTTATGAAAGCAGTCAACGAAGAGAAGAATAAGGATATTGACCGGGAGCTGGTGCAACAATTCTTGGTGTCCTACCACAATTACCAGAAAGGTTACAATGCAATAGATTCGTGGTATGAATATTCCGTCAACGACGACGCTGAGGATTGTGAAGGTAACCAAACCCTGAGTTGGATGGGTAAAGGATACCAAAGTGTACTGGACCTCTTATTG GGACGACATCCTTCACAAAACGGTGATCTAATTCCCATAGAAGAGAAGATTGTATTCAACAAATTCGTTAAAAACATTCACTGGAACCGTGGACCAGATTATCCGGTTACAATTTACTGCCAGGATGGCAGTCAGTACGATGCCGATCATGTTATTTTAACCATGTCACTGGgagttttgaaagaaaatttgCAAACAATGTTCACTCCACAGTTACCATCGATCAAGCGAAACGCAATCACAGGGATTTATTTTGGGACagtgaacaaaattattatggAGTTTAAAGTTCCTTTTTGGGCTGAGGTTGGAAACACTTTCAGTTTACTGTGGGGCCAGGATGAATTGGAGAGCTTACGTGCATCGAAATACGCCTGGACGGAGGGAGTCTCAGCATTCTTCAAAATCGATCGCCAACCAAAACTTTTGGCCGCATGGATGATGGGGAAAGAGTGTAGACAAGCGGAACTTTTGAGCGGTCAGGATATCATCGATGGACTGCTCTTTCTTCTGAGgaaatttttcaaagaaaaacagATTGACCCACCCATCAAAATGATACG GTCCCAATGGTTCTCAGATCGTAACTTCCGTGGATCCTATTCCAGCCGTTCAATCAAAACGGACCTTCTACAGACAGGTTGCAATGATCTAGCAATTCCCCTAACGGACTGTTTCGGTAAACCTGTGTTGTTGTTTGCTGGCGAGGCTACCAATAGTAAACATTACGGAACTGTGCACGGAGCTATCGAAACTGGTTGGCGAGAAGCGAATCGTTTGATAGATTTGTATGAAAAACAACAGAAAAAGGTCGAAACCGTTCAGACCACTTAA